From a single Xiphophorus maculatus strain JP 163 A chromosome 5, X_maculatus-5.0-male, whole genome shotgun sequence genomic region:
- the LOC102231647 gene encoding protein FAM83G-like → MALSQIQCLDENHVNWRISESKPEFFYSEDQRLALEALITKGRDAFTDYIQKHEVREFLSERELERVTRTAEAYRPGYEHHQRPETPGPGNLTPGSGEEAEDGEVSLAYWPDRSEASVAELDLGWPEAISYRGVTRVTVYTQPPTEGHTHIKEVVRKSIASAQKVIAVVMDVFTDVDIFRDLLDASYKRKIPVYIILDIAAVPCFLSMCGRADMHRGHLKNLRVRCCGGLEFFTRSAQKVRGSLNEKFLLVDGDRAISGSYSFTWSSSRLDRNLITVITGQAVETFDLQFRDLYLMSRGVSLSKVSLKDEPIPDPLPQAVPAPVPASVARKLINPKYALVAVGNHTSPTSSDQNSSKKESNTQNLAGLKVTKGRLKEVMKEAPLHPGLVNLEKANLIPYLPTWPEPDPPSDVIGFINIRDEKRAHQVHLQRSERFEVSQAIRFSAPLTQPVAAEESTSNQDQKDLKTEKHSNPKGPTAILSAENKQTESPDSPQQPTTTPQHNPQPPKSPTQAKVAADSQPTHSAGKTLDTAHAGPPVPKRRTLQLVIDPTSAEHPGEAQVTLIKMDQVDNLHTERAHKELVPNRSQLTSKNDGGDSGSNEEGSQDSTKVICDRAVNEDPSSLSTASEEEFYDCPQQEVSDLLINGGQTGSGRGQSHGDGLNMMARFSQSMLDLREPRQSEGGASLIRQSQQLRGLEHASPHRHLGQASRSAAREVRIRGPKVILAKPGSFHRPPRTAGLVIGGHRYWQGQLVPPDLGQLQVEPRSGRSPRRHSPGYRKTSPQPTADQMGLFGVSLSKLSSFRNLKGRAGSSQKKASQTNKAAR, encoded by the exons TTTTCTACAGCGAGGACCAACGACTGGCCCTCGAAGCTCTCATCACCAAGGGCCGCGATGCGTTCACGGACTACATCCAGAAACACGAAGTCCGGGAGTTCCTCTCGGAAAGAGAGCTGGAGCGAGTCACGCGCACCGCGGAGGCGTACCGACCCGGGTACGAACACCACCAGAGGCCAGAGACGCCAGGGCCGGGGAATTTGACTCCAGGGTCCGGGGAAGAAGCAGAAGACGGGGAGGTGTCTCTCGCATATTGGCCAGACCGGTCCGAAGCCTCGGTGGCGGAGTTGGACCTTGGCTGGCCTGAAGCCATCTCATACCGAGGGGTCACGCGCGTGACCGTGTACACGCAGCCTCCCACTGAGGGTCACACGCACATCAAAGAGGTGGTTCGCAAGAGCATTGCATCAGCCCAGAAG gtGATAGCTGTGGTGATGGACGTGTTTACAGATGTGGATATCTTTCGAGACCTTCTGGACGCGTCCTATAAGCGTAAAATCCCTGTGTACATCATTCTGGATATTGCTGCAGTGCCCTGCTTTCTTTCCATGTGTGGCAGAGCTGATATGCACCGGGGGCACCTAAAG aATCTGCGAGTACGCTGCTGTGGGGGCTTGGAATTCTTCACACGATCGGCACAGAAGGTGCGGGGTTCCTTGAACGAGAAGTTTCTCCTTGTAGATGGAGACAGAGCCATCTCTGGCTCATACAG TTTCACCTGGTCCTCGTCCCGTCTGGACCGGAACCTCATCACTGTCATCACAGGGCAAGCAGTGGAGACCTTTGACCTGCAGTTCCGGGATCTCTACCTCATGTCCCGGGGAGTGTCCCTGAGCAAGGTTTCCTTGAAGGACGAGCCGATCCCTGACCCACTCCCTCAGGCGGTACCGGCTCCTGTCCCGGCTTCTGTCGCAAGGAAGCTCATCAATCCCAAATATGCACTGGTGGCAGTGGGAAATCACACCAGCCCCACCTCCTCTGACCAGAACTCAAGTAAAAAAGAATCAAACACCCAGAATCTTGCTGGGCTGAAGGTGACGAAAGGACGTCTTAAGGAAGTTATGAAAGAGGCGCCATTACATCCGGGCTTAGTCAATCTGGAGAAAGCCAACTTAATCCCCTATCTTCCCACCTGGCCAGAGCCAGACCCCCCGAGTGACGTGATCGGCTTCATCAATATTAGAGATGAAAAGAGGGCGCATCAGGTTCACTTACAGAGGTCAGAAAGGTTCGAGGTTAGTCAGGCTATACGCTTCAGTGCACCACTGACTCAGCCAGTGGCAGCTGAGGAATCCACCTCAAATCAGGACCAAAAagatctaaaaacagaaaaacatagcAATCCTAAAGGTCCTACGGCCATACTTTCAgcagaaaacaagcaaacagaaTCTCCAGATTCCCCTCAGCAACCAACCACAACTCCACAACATAATCCACAACCGCCAAAGTCTCCAACCCAAGCCAAAGTTGCTGCTGATTCACAACCTACACACAGTGCTGGAAAAACTCTAGATACAGCACATGCAGGACCTCCTGTCCCCAAACGCCGCACGCTGCAGTTAGTCATAGACCCCACCTCGGCAGAGCACCCTGGTGAGGCTCAGGTCACGCTGATAAAAATGGATCAGGTTGATAATTTGCACACAGAGCGCGCTCACAAGGAGCTGGTTCCCAACCGCAGCCAGTTAACTTCAAAGAACGATGGCGGAGACTCGGGCAGCAATGAAGAGGGGAGCCAAGACAGCACTAAGGTCATATGTGACCGAGCAGTCAACGAAGACCCCTCAAGTTTATCGACGGCATCAGAGGAGGAGTTTTATGACTGTCCTCAACAGGAGGTCAGTGACCTGCTGATCAACGGTGGGCAGACTGGATCCGGCAGAGGGCAGTCCCATGGAGACGGACTCAACATGATGGCTCGCTTCTCTCAGAGCATGCTGGACCTGCGTGAACCCCGCCAGTCGGAGGGAGGCGCTTCCCTCATTCGTCAGTCCCAGCAACTACGTGGACTGGAACATGCTTCCCCACACCGGCACCTCGGACAG GCCTCAAGGTCTGCAGCTCGTGAAGTGAGGATCAGGGGACCCAAAGTAATCCTTGCAAAACCAGGAAGTTTCCACCGCCCACCCCGGACCGCTGGGCTCGTGATCGGAGGACACCGTTACTGGCAGGGGCAGTTGGTGCCGCCCGACTTGGGTCAGCTGCAGGTGGAGCCCCGCTCAGGGAGGTCACCACGGAGACACAGCCCCGGATACAGGAAGACATCGCCTCAGCCAACAGCCGACCAAATGGGGTTGTTTGGAGTGTCTCTGTCAAAACTCAGCTCCTTTAGAAATTTGAAAGGGCGAGCAGGAAGCTCTCAGAAAAAAGCCTCTCAGACTAATAAAGCTGCTAGGTAG